AAAGATGTGGGACATAGGTACATAaatgtaaaataaaataaatatcagaTTGCCTAGATTTACTGCCTccaatagaaaatgaacaatTTTGTTAAGAATGTAACAATGTTCTAACTTGAGAAAAAACTGCTGTGATATGCCATCCATTGAGGTACCAGATAGCACATAACATGGTATGTGGCTAATATGCAGACACATGTGATTCATAATATAATATTTCGAGAAAAAACCCACAAACAATAATATACTGAAAAGATAAACAGACAAAATATATCCTATGGCTAAATCAAGTatttataaaatgataattattctCATTTAAGAAATTTCTTAAGAGACAAGTTACAAGAAACAGGTAAAAATTTAAACAGAGAGTCATTCTGTCccaatgaaaagaaaaggaatctACAGGAGGTAAAGGTGtacatgatcaaaattatatAATCTCTTATCTCGCTTTATCATAATTAAATGATATTGTAGTTGAATAATTGGAAAAACCACATATTCAACCGTATTTTGATTTCCTAACACATTGTATTCTGTAGCCATACTTTCTTGATTATGCAGACCGCAAAAACAGCTATATAACAGCATATTTAGATTGGTTGCATCAACCATGTGCAATGCAGTCATATGACACATGCATATGCAGCGACACAGCATCTTTCAGAACATTGAACGCAGAGGTGGTGAACACAATTAAATAAATCAAACAATGAGGATGTTGAGGAATAATGATCTAATCATGTGTGTAGGTATATAGTCATGCACAGATGAGGAATTTGGCCATCACATTCCACTCTACAGTAACAAATAGTTTATCTGCACCAGCTTATCAATATGGAAGATCCAAACTTCATGCAAACAAAACATACATTTATTTACTTGACATAGGAATATGGAATATTTTTTTCCCACACCATTATCCATTGTATTAAACATGGTTCACCTTCCCAgtccataccggtgtaccgatcGGCTGTCGATATAATACATACAAAACCATACCAACGTACCAACATGTGGTACGGTGAGATGTACCAACAAACCAATATATATCACCCATATCGATCTCCCGTCAGACTAGTACATATTACCCATAGTGGGCGGTACATTACGGTATGATGAACCTTGGtattaaatattaatatcaaCAAATCCAAGCAAGATGCATGTGGGTATTAGAATATCTAATAAAATGATCATTTGAGAGCACTTGTAAGTCTAAAAATCAACCACTTGCAACAAACAAACTATGAATCAATGAATCCATAGCACATGAAATGAACAAAGAACAAATTCTTGTTCAAAATTTTAATGTTAAATGTGAATTAGAATTAAGATGAACTGATTGAATTACCCTTGCTACCGAAGCGACCAGTTCTACCAACTCTGTGTAGGTATAGTTCACAATCTGGCTCTGACGGATTCTCATGCTTTACCGGAAGATCATAGTTGATAACCAAATTAACCTTCAATAGAACAAAAAAAACATAGGAACTATTAAGTTTAACTACAAAAATTTATCTGTAAATACATTAATTTAATACCTGTCTTTGATCAAATCCTCTAGCAAGGAGATCAGTCGTGATAAGAACTTTGGTTAATCCAGCTTTAAATTCCTTTATAATTAGGTCCCTGTCTTCTTGCTTGAGAGCACCTTGAACTGATGTGCATTCATAACCATCTTCAGTCAATGATTGGTGTAACATGCGAGCACTATTCCTTGTACGGACAAATATAATTGTCTGGCCTACTTTTTGTCCAAATTCAAAAATTTTGTCCTTTATTACTTCCACTTTGGCAAGTTCATCTGGACATTGGACCTTATACTGCTTTACTTTTTCCAATGTGAGTTCCTCCTTCTTCACAAATATTTGATTTCCATCTTTAATTACCcttgatacaaatgccttgacaGCTTCATCGAAGGTAGCAGAAAAAAGAAGCACCTAAGAAAAAAGTCATCAAGAAAAAGAGCAGTAAGTTCAATCACATCTAATTGAATGTGGCATAGCAATATTATAGTACCATAAGATTATTATAAGATCGATTACAACAGATTGTACGACAGAAAAATTGAATATCCTAGTATGATCTCCATACCATTTATTGGCCTACATATGAAAATAGTGCCTAAAGCAAACTAAGTCACAGGTTTCTTCTCTCAGTATGTTTGAGATAGTTCACACACAATGGTAAAAATTACGCGAGTGAATAGAAGGAACTACGAAGAAATCAACaacaaattcaaataaaaatgcaactttaaattgaaaaattgcATTAGCCACAATGTTAAAATAAGAAATTATCATACAACTAAAATTTTACTAAAACAAACACAACTACAAGCAATTTAAATAATAGACCTAATGATTGTACAAAAAGGTAACTCTAATTGATGGAGCCAAGATTCAATAAAAGAACTGTGTTTAGCTAAGCCAAGAATACGTGTTTCGTCATTTCAGTGTGAGTGCTTACATGTATTTATTCCATGTGAATCCAGGCGCcatggagccatggataacaacAAAAAACAGAGCTAGAAGTTTATACTGCTTTCTATCAATGATTTTATTGATTGAGCAGATTCCGAACCCAAAACATCTGCATCAATTTTGCTTCACCCAGAAATCATCTGGAGAGTTCAGAAGAATGAAACACTCACTGGAAAGTAAGTGACACCCATACTCATGAGGATTCCCATTATAAGTCAGCCACTATAAATATCTAGATATGGAGTTAAAAAGCATATGAAATATGAGATATGAGTACAGCTtccatcatgattcttatcatgaatTCAAGATTTCTCTTAAAGCATCGATAGACCCACTGTCACAGAAAGAGTTGCAGACAGGAATATCGGTGCTATTCTAGAATCAATTTCCACTACCTCTAGAACCCTTTAGGACAAAAAagaacaataatatatatataagaaccTACTAAAGAAATGGGGCGATTGATGTTCTAGGAATGAGAGAATGCTTTGTGATACCAGGTTCAACATAAAAAGGTGAGTTTAACTGAATCAGAGACAGTACCATATTGGTGCCAGAAACCAAATCTCATAACCTCTGCATTGCTTCAGTAATTTGTTATTGCCAATTTGAGAAACTGGATTGAAAGGGTCAACTGTGAATTACTCCCCAGTATTTATGTTGTGTCAATTTTTGAATTAAGGGGGTACATAGGTTGTATTTTGAAAATACCATTGTCATTGTATTTATTTCTAAGGTCCCCGGGGTTCTTTATAGGGAAAGAAATATGATAAGCTAGGATTCTCTTCGACTTATCAAGCAATCCTTGTTTGGACAAGAATTTGAGCTGACAGTTGAAGGATAATCAACCTTTAACAACATGATCTTGGAAATGTAAGTACCAGTTACTGTTCCCATGTCACCGAGAAAGGTGCAACCATTCCCTTGATTTGGGAGAAAGTCATTATGTAAGTCCTGTATATTTTCAACTTTTCTGGGACAAGTTCATACATTATCATGCTGCAAACGCATTCTGTTGGACAAGGACCTTGATGATGTTTGTTTCTTGCATATCTAAGTAACCATATATGGATCAGGATATCACCTAACCAAGTGATGGTGGAAAATTCAGAAAGATGAAGGGAGAAAAGAATATTAAAATGGCTGTGACACTTAAATAGTAAACACATTATTCAATTTGGATTTGGTAAGATTACAAGGATCTAAACTACCAGCCTGCATGACTCCAATATGAAGGCATCTTTTTATAGTCGATATGCATCTACAGGCCTTTCAGTATCTACTTGAATTCACGTATTAGTTCTCTGAACTGTTAGCAATCGACAATATAGAAACACCAGCATAACAAAACTCAGGATAAGAACACTAAAAATCTGAACTCGCAATCCTAAACATAAAAAAGGAATTGCATCTTAAAAGGACCAGACCTGACAGCCACCACTGCTTCTTTGAATCTCTTTCATAATCCTTTCAGAATCATCCCTAAAGCCGTCCTGTaccaaaacaaacaaaataaCCAACAAAATTTAAAATCCCAGGAAATAACAAGAATAATAAAAGTAGACTAACAATTTAGAACAAAgttactaaaataaaataaaatttctgagacacatcaaaaggtcaTCATGAGGACATACAAATGAGATTCATAGGAAACTAATCGAATTTCTCATTAAAATTCATCAATAATTTTCAGGCAATCCCACTTGGGATTAAAGTTGTCGATATGATATTATGATTTAGGATCAGCCCAGAGTGGgttcaattttcttctttttcttgttttgcaAATATATTAATTAAGGTTGTCCAGTTGGAGAGAAATTACAAAATTGTtcattaaaaattttgatttctcTATGACATTGGATTTTTGTTACAACAACTGCAGAGGGTAGAACTCCTAACACCAACAACCTACTTAAGATTAAAAATAAGTTAGGAAAACCTGCCTCAGCCAGCATATGGTCTGcctcatcaaaaacaagtatcttcACGTCCCTTGTGCTCAACTTTCTTGCCGATGTCCACTTCTTGATGGTTCCCGGAGTGCCAATCACCACTTGGTCGGTTACCGGTGGGCGCTTATTTATTGGGATGTAATTAGCAGAATCAGACGGAATAGCGCACATTGAAGTTATGCCAGTATATTTTCCCATCTTCAAAAGGACCGCATGATTCTGTTCCATTCATCCGAATAGTCACAAGTTGATATTCCAAACGTTATAGACATGAACAAGAATGCACTGAGCAGACAAACCTGCTGAGCCAGCTCTCTGGTAGGGCAGATGCAGATGGCCTGTGGAATCTTCTTCCTCGGATCAACTCTGCTCAACATTCCAAGCACAAAACATGTCGTCTTCCCCGAGCCATTGTGAGCTTGAGCTACCAGATCTTTGTATGGAGGCGTAAGAATCATAGGTAGAGTAATAGCCTGTATCTTGCTAGGCCTACTAAAGCCCATCTCGACATATAACCCTTTGATGAGCTCATCAGATAATTTCAAGTCCTCAAACGCCACGGCAGAGTTATACACAGTTTCACCGGATGTAACCTATTCAAGTTATAAATGGTCATGAATCGAGCTTTCCAACATCGGATTAAACCCTAGACAAGAATCCTTACAGCTTTGATATCGGAATCGTCGGGATCATCCAGCAGACGGCCGCCACCGTCGGAATCTTCCGGCGCCCGGTCGCCCCCATCCTTCACGTCGGAGATGGAAAGCGACTCGATCTTCTTCAGCTCGGACGGCTGGGCTTCGTCAGCGGCCTGCGATGGCGGCGCGGCCGCTTCCTGCTCTTCGTCGGACTCTTCGTCGGCCCACGACCGCTTCTCCTCCGCCTTCGCTGGCGGCGCAGCGCTGTCGGCCATGGAAGCAATCGGAGGAGCAGAGATGAGATCTCAGCGAAAAGAGAGACTTGCGAGGCTGTCAAGCATGGAATCGGCCGCCAAACCGTGTCATCACATAGGCCGGGTTCGTTCATTTACCAATCGTGTGCTCAGAGGCCCCACAGTGTGCTCCAATCACAATGCAGGTAATTAGAAATGTGATTTAATGCTTGTATTGTTTCTATTTGTGTCAAATAGAAACGATTCGACCCGAACCGACCTTCTCGTCACCGACCCACACGGAATCATTAGATATGTATTGGATGCCTTATCCGATTTTGTATAatacaaaataaagaaaatcattTATTTGTTGTTTCACTCAATTATTATTGATTACTTGATTGATTGATCTTGCTTgtgaatatattttcttaaattcttgatctttaatatcatcttagtcaatttttttattataatcttatatgaaaaatatttacccTGGATGGTAGCGTGGAACCACAATCACTGAAgcttaattataataaaaaatatataaataaatattttatctataCTATTGATAGGTGATACTATCAACTAATCATCATTCAACAGGTAATCATGAAATTCTCGATAAGAGAAAAAGATCTAGGTCATCTTCTATCTGTTTGCTTGGATGAATAATAGTTTAAAACAAATCTAGAGCAGTCAATTTGAGGCTATCCACCCTATCACccaagtgaacaaaaagtcaagagGGGACAATTGGGACAGTTAGAGATTATCACCCTTCTGCAATTGACTATAAAAACACATCCTTAACACAATGAATGGAAGGGATATTTTTTTGACACTCATGTCTGCACTCACAAACTTCAAGTTTCTTAGACGTCGAAGGGATTGGGTTAGGAAACATCTCTCTACCTTGGTCTTCATGAAGATGATATCTTAAGAGCTCAATGTTTTCACATCGGAGTCACCTCAAGCGACTCTAAGGCACATGAGTCAAGAAAACTCAACCCATGTAAGGAGAAATATGACAAGGCAGAGGCACAATGCAAAATGTGCCTGATGCATACGGGTCGGGAAAACCCGACTTGCATGACGAGAAATTTGTTACGACATaggcacaagacaaaatgtgCTTGAGGCACATAAGCTATAAAAACTCAACCTATATGGAGAGAAATGTGCCATGACAAACGCATAATGTAAAATGCTCGATACGTAAGTCAAAAAGATCCAACCTGAAGAGAACTTTgtcacgatgaagacataaagcaaaatatgtTCAAGGTGCACGAGTCAAAAAAACCTGACCTGAGTGAAGAAAAATTCATTACGATAGAAGCACAAGGAAAAATATGTCTGAGGTGTGTGATGAGAGAAATCTGCCATGGTAAAGGCATAAAAATAAAATGTGCCTAAGACGCATGAGTCGGGAAAACCCGACTCGCGTGGGGAGAATCCCATCACGATAGAGGTACAAGACAAAATATACTTGAGGCATGTGAGTCATGAAAACCCGACTTACATGAGTAGAAATTTAATAGTGGAGACACAATGCAAAATAtacattgtgctgcaacaatggaGGCAAAAGTCAAAATGTGTCCGAAGCATATGAATTAAAAAAATCTGACCCTCGTAACGAGAAATCTATCATAATGAaagcataagataaaatattttcaatgtaTTTGAGTAAAAAAAACTCGACCGGTATGAGAATAAATCCGTCATAACAGAGGTATAATGCAAAATGTGCTCGATGTGCGTAAGTTGAAAAACACCTGATCCGTGTGGGGAAAAATTTGTCATGATGGAGGCACAAAGAAAAATATACTCGAGACACTTAAGTGAGCAAAGCATGACCCGTGTGAGAAAAAATTCGTCACGATAGAGGCATAGGACAAAATGTGCCCAAGGCATGTAAGTTAAAAAAATTGAACCTGAGAAATTCATAATGACGGAGGCATAAGGCAAAATGTGTGTGAGGCATGGAGGTCGAGAGTACCGATCCCTACCTTCGTCCAAGGTGTGAAGGTCAAGAAGGTTAACCCTCACCTTCATTTAAGACGTGAAGGTCATGAGGAGATGGAAAAATCGAAAAACTTGACCCCCTGACCAATATGCGCCCTTCGACGCCACGAGGGATATTTCGACAATGGATCGCCACCAACAACACTAAGGAGTCGATCCTGAACGTACTTGTGCCGGATGAACTAAAAGCTATACTTCAAACCCCTCTTGCAAGAGCTCCAAAGCATGCATGATGGGGGGAGGGGGAGAGAAATGATGGGGGAGTACATTATTAGTTAATCATCATCCGACACGTTACCACCACGTAGAGTCCTCAGTGGAAGCAAAAGATATAAGTCACATTCTACTTATCTACCTGCATGGACAAGGGTTCAAAAAAGGTCCAAGGTAGAAATTTCGAGGTTGTCCCTCCCTTGTCGCTCACGTGAACAAGAGACTAAGAGAGGATCATTATGGCAGTTAGAGACTGTACCCCCTTTGCGACTTAGTATAAAAATATACCCTTAACAAAATGAATTGGGAGGGGGGGGGAAGACCACTCATGTCTACACTCTCAGACTTCGGGTtattaacttaagcatcgga
The window above is part of the Musa acuminata AAA Group cultivar baxijiao chromosome BXJ2-6, Cavendish_Baxijiao_AAA, whole genome shotgun sequence genome. Proteins encoded here:
- the LOC135614828 gene encoding DEAD-box ATP-dependent RNA helicase 38-like; protein product: MADSAAPPAKAEEKRSWADEESDEEQEAAAPPSQAADEAQPSELKKIESLSISDVKDGGDRAPEDSDGGGRLLDDPDDSDIKAVTSGETVYNSAVAFEDLKLSDELIKGLYVEMGFSRPSKIQAITLPMILTPPYKDLVAQAHNGSGKTTCFVLGMLSRVDPRKKIPQAICICPTRELAQQNHAVLLKMGKYTGITSMCAIPSDSANYIPINKRPPVTDQVVIGTPGTIKKWTSARKLSTRDVKILVFDEADHMLAEDGFRDDSERIMKEIQRSSGGCQVLLFSATFDEAVKAFVSRVIKDGNQIFVKKEELTLEKVKQYKVQCPDELAKVEVIKDKIFEFGQKVGQTIIFVRTRNSARMLHQSLTEDGYECTSVQGALKQEDRDLIIKEFKAGLTKVLITTDLLARGFDQRQVNLVINYDLPVKHENPSEPDCELYLHRVGRTGRFGSKGAVFNFLCTDRDRSVMEKIERHFQHHIPEIPNWRSEEDFESALKDAGLL